In Gadus chalcogrammus isolate NIFS_2021 chromosome 23, NIFS_Gcha_1.0, whole genome shotgun sequence, a genomic segment contains:
- the slc12a7b gene encoding solute carrier family 12 member 7 isoform X2 produces the protein MGERFVVVPVGPCNGELEPPDTVFSDPAPENEGAADGVVAGQRDPNTAVPILEYSREPNKYGDGLRKESSPFINNTDNDKAISYDGKNMALFEEEMDSNPMVSSLLNKLANYTNLTQGAQEHEEADEEEAGPKKKAVKSPQMGTFMGVYLPCLQNILGVILFLRLTWIVGTAGIVESLAIVVMCCSCTMLTAISMSAIATNGVVPAGGSYYMISRSLGPEFGGAVGLCFYLGTTFAGSMYILGTIEILLTYIVPQAAIFVAEKKEDEPAALLNNMRVYGTCCLTLMSLVVFVGVKYVNKLALVFLACVVLSILAIYAGVIKTAFDPPDFPVCLLGNRTLQNLNFDKCLKTEEVGNQTVGTALWALFCGGSRALNASCNEYFVLNNVTVIQGIPGLTSGVISDNMWSDYGPLGMLVEKPRQPAVLAADTSQDVYLPYVVNDIASFFTLLVGIYFPSVTGIMAGSNRSGDLRDAQKSIPIGTILAIATTTFIYLTSVVLFGACIDTVLLRDKFGDSVKRNLVIGTLSWPSPWVIVIGSFFSCCGAGLQSLTGAPRLLQAIARDGIVPFLAVFGHGKANGEPTWALLLSGGICEIGILIASLDAVAPILSMFFLMCYLFVNLACAVQTLLRTPNWRPRFKYYHWALSFLGMSLCLSLMFISSWYYAIVAMVIAGLIYKYIEYRGAEKEWGDGIRGLSLNAARYALIRLEEAPPHTKNWRPQMLVLLNVDTDLAVKHPRLLSLTTQLKAGKGLTIVGNVLEGTYLTKDSEAKTAEQNIKSSMAAERTKGFCHVVVSSNLRDGFSHLIQSAGLGGMKHNTVLMAWPGTWKQSNDPASWKNFIETVRETTATHHALLVAKNVDSFPGNLERLGEGTIDVWWVVHDGGMLMLLPFLLRQHKVWRKCKMRIFTVAQMDDNSIQMKKDLQMFLYHLRLDAEVEVVEMHDSDISAFTYEKTLVMEQRSQMLKQMQLSRNEREREIQSITDGSRSSIRRKNQSPPAQSPTEPSPPQVEEDEAQLIHDRNTASHAALSDAAAGVHMTWTKEKLFTERHRGREANANVAVRDLFNMKPNQSNVRRMHTAVKLNEVVVNKSQGAHLVLLNMPGPPRNRGGDENYMEFLEVLLEGLNRVLLVRGGGREVITIYS, from the exons GAGACGGTCTACGAAAGGAAAGCAGTCCTTTCATCAACAACACGGACAACGATAAGGCCATCAGCTATGATGGCAAGAACATGGCCCTCTTTGAG gaggagatggacagcAACCCCATGGTGTCCTCCCTCCTCAACAAGCTGGCCAACTACACCAACCTCACCCAGGGGGCTCAGGAGCACGAGGAGGCTGACGAAGAGGAGGCTGGGCCCAAAAAGAAAGCCGTCAAG AGCCCTCAGATGGGGACCTTCATGGGCGTGTACCTGCCCTGCCTGCAGAACATCCTCGGGGTCATCCTCTTCCTGCGCCTCACCTGGATCGTGGGCACCGCGGGGATCGTGGAGTCCCTGGCCATCGTGGTGATGTGCTGCTCCTGT ACAATGCTGACCGCCATCTCTATGAGTGCAATCGCGACCAATGGGGTTGTTCCAG CTGGAGGTTCCTACTACATGATTTCAAGATCTCTGGGGCCTGAGTTTGGTGGAGCGGTGGGCCTCTGCTTCTATCTGGGCACCACCTTCGCTGGCTCCATGTACATTCTGGGCACCATAGAGATCCTATTG ACCTACATCGTGCCGCAGGCGGCCATCTTCGTggcggagaagaaggaggatgaGCCGGCCGCCCTGCTGAACAACATGCGCGTGTATGGCACCTGCTGCCTGACGCTGATGTCCCTGGTGGTGTTCGTGGGGGTCAAGTACGTGAACAAGCTGGCGCTGGTCTTCCTGGCCTGCGTCGTCCTCTCCATCCTGGCCATTTACGCCGGGGTCATCAAGACCGCCTTCGACCCTCCAGACTTCCC tgtgtgtctgctggGAAACCGAACGCTCCAGAACCTGAACTTTGACAAGTGTCTGAAGACGGAGGAGGTGGGCAACCAGACAGTCGGCACGGCGCTGTGGGCGCTCTTCTGTGGAGGCTCTAGGGCGCTCAACGCCTCCTGCAACGAGTACTTTGTCCTTAACAACGTCACGGTGATACAGGGCATCCCTGGGCTCACCAGCGGTGTCATCTCAG ACAACATGTGGTCGGACTACGGGCCGCTGGGCATGCTGGTGGAGAAGCCGAGGCAGCCAGCGGTGCTGGCAGCGGACACCTCCCAGGACGTGTACCTGCCCTACGTGGTCAACGACATCGCCTCCTTCTTCACGCTGCTGGTGGGCATCTACTTCCCCTCGGTCACTG GCATCATGGCCGGCTCCAACCGATCGGGAGACCTGCGGGACGCCCAGAAGTCCATCCCCATCGGGACAATCCTGGCCATAGCAACCACCACATTCATTT ACTTGACCTCCGTGGTGCTGTTTGGTGCCTGCATTGATACTGTGTTGCTCAGAGACAA GTTTGGCGACTCTGTAAAACGGAACCTTGTGATTGGCACACTGTCCTGGCCGTCACCGTGGGTGATTGTGATTGGCTCGTTCTTCTCCTGCTGTGGGGCGGGGCTTCAGAGCTTGACTGGGGCGCCACGCCTACTGCAAGCCATCGCACGAGATGGCATTGTCCCTTTCCTGGCG gtgttTGGCCATGGGAAGGCTAACGGTGAGCCCACCTGGGCTCTGCTGCTGTCCGGTGGGATCTGTGAGATCGGCATCCTCATCGCCTCCCTGGACGCTGTAGCCCCCATCCTCTCCAT GTTCTTCCTGATGTGCTACCTCTTTGTCAACCTGGCCTGTGCCGTTCAGACGCTGCTCAGGACGCCCAACTGGAGGCCGCGCTTCAAGTACTACCACTG GGCGCTGTCGTTCCTGGGGATGagcctgtgtctctccctcatgTTCATCTCGTCCTGGTACTACGCCATCGTGGCCATGGTGATCGCCGGCCTCATCTACAAGTACATCGAATACCGCGG ggcGGAGAAGGAATGGGGCGATGGGATCCGTGGCCTCTCCCTGAACGCGGCCCGCTACGCTCTCATTCGCCTAGAGGAGGCGCCCCCGCACACCAAGAACTGGAG GCCCCAGATGCTGGTGCTGCTCAACGTGGACACGGACCTGGCGGTGAAGCACCCGCGCCTGCTGTCCCTCAccacccagctgaaggccgGCAAGGGGCTCACCATCGTGGGCAACGTGCTGGAGGGCACCTATCTGACCAAGGACTCTGAGGCCAAGACGGCTGAGCAg AACATCAAGTCCTCCATGGCGGCAGAGCGCACCAAGGGCTTCTGCCACGTGGTGGTGTCGTCCAACCTGAGGGACGGATTCTCCCACCTCATCCAGTCGGCCGGCCTGGGGGGCATGAAGCACAACACGGTGTTGATGGCCTGGCCCGGCACCTGGAAGCAGTCCAATGACCCCGCCTCCTGGAAGAACTTTATAG AGACGGTGAGGGAGACCACGGCGACGCACCACGCGCTGCTGGTGGCCAAGAACGTGGACAGCTTCCCCGGCAACCTGGAGCGCCTGGGCGAGGGCACCATCGACGTGTGGTGGGTGGTGCACGACGGAGGCATGCTCATGCTGCTGCCCTTCCTGCTGCGTCAGCacaag GTGTGGAGGAAGTGCAAGATGCGCATCTTCACCGTGGCCCAGATGGACGACAACTCCATCCAGATGAAGAAGGACCTGCAGATGTTCCTGTACCACCTGCGGCTGGACgccgaggtggaggtggtggagatg CACGACAGCGACATCTCGGCCTTCACCTACGAGAAGACCCTGGTCATGGAGCAGAGGTCCCAGATGCTGAAGCAGATGCAGCTGTCCcggaacgagagggagagagag ATTCAGAGTATCACTGACGGGTCTCGTAGCTCCATCCGGCGGAAGAACCAGAGCCCGCCGGCTCAGAGCCCCACCGAGCCGAGccccccccaggtggaggaAGACGAG GCCCAGCTGATCCACGACAGGAACACGGCGTCCCACGCCGCCCTCAGTGACGCGGCGGCGGGCGTGCACATGACCTGGACCAAGGAGAAGCTCTTCACCGAGCGCCACCGGGGCCGCGAGGCCAACGCCAACGTGGCCGTCCGGGACCTGTTCAACATGAAGCC GAACCAGTCCAACGTGCGGCGGATGCACACGGCGGTCAAGCTGAACGAGGTGGTGGTCAACAAGTCCCAGGGGGCCCACCTGGTGCTGCTCAACATGCCCGGACCGCCCCGCAACCGAGGCGGCGACGAGAACT ACATGGAGTTCCTGGAGGTCCTGCTGGAGGGCCTGAACCGCGTGCTGCTGGTGCGCGGAGGCGGCCGCGAGGTCATCACCATCTACTCTTAA
- the slc12a7b gene encoding solute carrier family 12 member 7 isoform X1: MGERFVVVPVGPCNGELEPPDTVFSDPAPENEGAADGVVAGQRDPNTAVPILEYSREPNKYGDGLRKESSPFINNTDNDKAISYDGKNMALFEEEMDSNPMVSSLLNKLANYTNLTQGAQEHEEADEEEAGPKKKAVKSPQMGTFMGVYLPCLQNILGVILFLRLTWIVGTAGIVESLAIVVMCCSCTMLTAISMSAIATNGVVPAGGSYYMISRSLGPEFGGAVGLCFYLGTTFAGSMYILGTIEILLTYIVPQAAIFVAEKKEDEPAALLNNMRVYGTCCLTLMSLVVFVGVKYVNKLALVFLACVVLSILAIYAGVIKTAFDPPDFPVCLLGNRTLQNLNFDKCLKTEEVGNQTVGTALWALFCGGSRALNASCNEYFVLNNVTVIQGIPGLTSGVISDNMWSDYGPLGMLVEKPRQPAVLAADTSQDVYLPYVVNDIASFFTLLVGIYFPSVTGIMAGSNRSGDLRDAQKSIPIGTILAIATTTFIYLTSVVLFGACIDTVLLRDKFGDSVKRNLVIGTLSWPSPWVIVIGSFFSCCGAGLQSLTGAPRLLQAIARDGIVPFLAVFGHGKANGEPTWALLLSGGICEIGILIASLDAVAPILSMFFLMCYLFVNLACAVQTLLRTPNWRPRFKYYHWALSFLGMSLCLSLMFISSWYYAIVAMVIAGLIYKYIEYRGAEKEWGDGIRGLSLNAARYALIRLEEAPPHTKNWRPQMLVLLNVDTDLAVKHPRLLSLTTQLKAGKGLTIVGNVLEGTYLTKDSEAKTAEQNIKSSMAAERTKGFCHVVVSSNLRDGFSHLIQSAGLGGMKHNTVLMAWPGTWKQSNDPASWKNFIETVRETTATHHALLVAKNVDSFPGNLERLGEGTIDVWWVVHDGGMLMLLPFLLRQHKVWRKCKMRIFTVAQMDDNSIQMKKDLQMFLYHLRLDAEVEVVEMHDSDISAFTYEKTLVMEQRSQMLKQMQLSRNEREREIQSITDGSRSSIRRKNQSPPAQSPTEPSPPQVEEDEAQLIHDRNTASHAALSDAAAGVHMTWTKEKLFTERHRGREANANVAVRDLFNMKPEWENLNQSNVRRMHTAVKLNEVVVNKSQGAHLVLLNMPGPPRNRGGDENYMEFLEVLLEGLNRVLLVRGGGREVITIYS; this comes from the exons GAGACGGTCTACGAAAGGAAAGCAGTCCTTTCATCAACAACACGGACAACGATAAGGCCATCAGCTATGATGGCAAGAACATGGCCCTCTTTGAG gaggagatggacagcAACCCCATGGTGTCCTCCCTCCTCAACAAGCTGGCCAACTACACCAACCTCACCCAGGGGGCTCAGGAGCACGAGGAGGCTGACGAAGAGGAGGCTGGGCCCAAAAAGAAAGCCGTCAAG AGCCCTCAGATGGGGACCTTCATGGGCGTGTACCTGCCCTGCCTGCAGAACATCCTCGGGGTCATCCTCTTCCTGCGCCTCACCTGGATCGTGGGCACCGCGGGGATCGTGGAGTCCCTGGCCATCGTGGTGATGTGCTGCTCCTGT ACAATGCTGACCGCCATCTCTATGAGTGCAATCGCGACCAATGGGGTTGTTCCAG CTGGAGGTTCCTACTACATGATTTCAAGATCTCTGGGGCCTGAGTTTGGTGGAGCGGTGGGCCTCTGCTTCTATCTGGGCACCACCTTCGCTGGCTCCATGTACATTCTGGGCACCATAGAGATCCTATTG ACCTACATCGTGCCGCAGGCGGCCATCTTCGTggcggagaagaaggaggatgaGCCGGCCGCCCTGCTGAACAACATGCGCGTGTATGGCACCTGCTGCCTGACGCTGATGTCCCTGGTGGTGTTCGTGGGGGTCAAGTACGTGAACAAGCTGGCGCTGGTCTTCCTGGCCTGCGTCGTCCTCTCCATCCTGGCCATTTACGCCGGGGTCATCAAGACCGCCTTCGACCCTCCAGACTTCCC tgtgtgtctgctggGAAACCGAACGCTCCAGAACCTGAACTTTGACAAGTGTCTGAAGACGGAGGAGGTGGGCAACCAGACAGTCGGCACGGCGCTGTGGGCGCTCTTCTGTGGAGGCTCTAGGGCGCTCAACGCCTCCTGCAACGAGTACTTTGTCCTTAACAACGTCACGGTGATACAGGGCATCCCTGGGCTCACCAGCGGTGTCATCTCAG ACAACATGTGGTCGGACTACGGGCCGCTGGGCATGCTGGTGGAGAAGCCGAGGCAGCCAGCGGTGCTGGCAGCGGACACCTCCCAGGACGTGTACCTGCCCTACGTGGTCAACGACATCGCCTCCTTCTTCACGCTGCTGGTGGGCATCTACTTCCCCTCGGTCACTG GCATCATGGCCGGCTCCAACCGATCGGGAGACCTGCGGGACGCCCAGAAGTCCATCCCCATCGGGACAATCCTGGCCATAGCAACCACCACATTCATTT ACTTGACCTCCGTGGTGCTGTTTGGTGCCTGCATTGATACTGTGTTGCTCAGAGACAA GTTTGGCGACTCTGTAAAACGGAACCTTGTGATTGGCACACTGTCCTGGCCGTCACCGTGGGTGATTGTGATTGGCTCGTTCTTCTCCTGCTGTGGGGCGGGGCTTCAGAGCTTGACTGGGGCGCCACGCCTACTGCAAGCCATCGCACGAGATGGCATTGTCCCTTTCCTGGCG gtgttTGGCCATGGGAAGGCTAACGGTGAGCCCACCTGGGCTCTGCTGCTGTCCGGTGGGATCTGTGAGATCGGCATCCTCATCGCCTCCCTGGACGCTGTAGCCCCCATCCTCTCCAT GTTCTTCCTGATGTGCTACCTCTTTGTCAACCTGGCCTGTGCCGTTCAGACGCTGCTCAGGACGCCCAACTGGAGGCCGCGCTTCAAGTACTACCACTG GGCGCTGTCGTTCCTGGGGATGagcctgtgtctctccctcatgTTCATCTCGTCCTGGTACTACGCCATCGTGGCCATGGTGATCGCCGGCCTCATCTACAAGTACATCGAATACCGCGG ggcGGAGAAGGAATGGGGCGATGGGATCCGTGGCCTCTCCCTGAACGCGGCCCGCTACGCTCTCATTCGCCTAGAGGAGGCGCCCCCGCACACCAAGAACTGGAG GCCCCAGATGCTGGTGCTGCTCAACGTGGACACGGACCTGGCGGTGAAGCACCCGCGCCTGCTGTCCCTCAccacccagctgaaggccgGCAAGGGGCTCACCATCGTGGGCAACGTGCTGGAGGGCACCTATCTGACCAAGGACTCTGAGGCCAAGACGGCTGAGCAg AACATCAAGTCCTCCATGGCGGCAGAGCGCACCAAGGGCTTCTGCCACGTGGTGGTGTCGTCCAACCTGAGGGACGGATTCTCCCACCTCATCCAGTCGGCCGGCCTGGGGGGCATGAAGCACAACACGGTGTTGATGGCCTGGCCCGGCACCTGGAAGCAGTCCAATGACCCCGCCTCCTGGAAGAACTTTATAG AGACGGTGAGGGAGACCACGGCGACGCACCACGCGCTGCTGGTGGCCAAGAACGTGGACAGCTTCCCCGGCAACCTGGAGCGCCTGGGCGAGGGCACCATCGACGTGTGGTGGGTGGTGCACGACGGAGGCATGCTCATGCTGCTGCCCTTCCTGCTGCGTCAGCacaag GTGTGGAGGAAGTGCAAGATGCGCATCTTCACCGTGGCCCAGATGGACGACAACTCCATCCAGATGAAGAAGGACCTGCAGATGTTCCTGTACCACCTGCGGCTGGACgccgaggtggaggtggtggagatg CACGACAGCGACATCTCGGCCTTCACCTACGAGAAGACCCTGGTCATGGAGCAGAGGTCCCAGATGCTGAAGCAGATGCAGCTGTCCcggaacgagagggagagagag ATTCAGAGTATCACTGACGGGTCTCGTAGCTCCATCCGGCGGAAGAACCAGAGCCCGCCGGCTCAGAGCCCCACCGAGCCGAGccccccccaggtggaggaAGACGAG GCCCAGCTGATCCACGACAGGAACACGGCGTCCCACGCCGCCCTCAGTGACGCGGCGGCGGGCGTGCACATGACCTGGACCAAGGAGAAGCTCTTCACCGAGCGCCACCGGGGCCGCGAGGCCAACGCCAACGTGGCCGTCCGGGACCTGTTCAACATGAAGCC AGAGTGGGAGAATCT GAACCAGTCCAACGTGCGGCGGATGCACACGGCGGTCAAGCTGAACGAGGTGGTGGTCAACAAGTCCCAGGGGGCCCACCTGGTGCTGCTCAACATGCCCGGACCGCCCCGCAACCGAGGCGGCGACGAGAACT ACATGGAGTTCCTGGAGGTCCTGCTGGAGGGCCTGAACCGCGTGCTGCTGGTGCGCGGAGGCGGCCGCGAGGTCATCACCATCTACTCTTAA
- the slc12a7b gene encoding solute carrier family 12 member 7 isoform X3, whose translation MPTNFTVVPVRDGRRKTRKVGSVEEEEEEEEDVDDNNVLREADEYAPGDGLRKESSPFINNTDNDKAISYDGKNMALFEEEMDSNPMVSSLLNKLANYTNLTQGAQEHEEADEEEAGPKKKAVKSPQMGTFMGVYLPCLQNILGVILFLRLTWIVGTAGIVESLAIVVMCCSCTMLTAISMSAIATNGVVPAGGSYYMISRSLGPEFGGAVGLCFYLGTTFAGSMYILGTIEILLTYIVPQAAIFVAEKKEDEPAALLNNMRVYGTCCLTLMSLVVFVGVKYVNKLALVFLACVVLSILAIYAGVIKTAFDPPDFPVCLLGNRTLQNLNFDKCLKTEEVGNQTVGTALWALFCGGSRALNASCNEYFVLNNVTVIQGIPGLTSGVISDNMWSDYGPLGMLVEKPRQPAVLAADTSQDVYLPYVVNDIASFFTLLVGIYFPSVTGIMAGSNRSGDLRDAQKSIPIGTILAIATTTFIYLTSVVLFGACIDTVLLRDKFGDSVKRNLVIGTLSWPSPWVIVIGSFFSCCGAGLQSLTGAPRLLQAIARDGIVPFLAVFGHGKANGEPTWALLLSGGICEIGILIASLDAVAPILSMFFLMCYLFVNLACAVQTLLRTPNWRPRFKYYHWALSFLGMSLCLSLMFISSWYYAIVAMVIAGLIYKYIEYRGAEKEWGDGIRGLSLNAARYALIRLEEAPPHTKNWRPQMLVLLNVDTDLAVKHPRLLSLTTQLKAGKGLTIVGNVLEGTYLTKDSEAKTAEQNIKSSMAAERTKGFCHVVVSSNLRDGFSHLIQSAGLGGMKHNTVLMAWPGTWKQSNDPASWKNFIETVRETTATHHALLVAKNVDSFPGNLERLGEGTIDVWWVVHDGGMLMLLPFLLRQHKVWRKCKMRIFTVAQMDDNSIQMKKDLQMFLYHLRLDAEVEVVEMHDSDISAFTYEKTLVMEQRSQMLKQMQLSRNEREREIQSITDGSRSSIRRKNQSPPAQSPTEPSPPQVEEDEAQLIHDRNTASHAALSDAAAGVHMTWTKEKLFTERHRGREANANVAVRDLFNMKPEWENLNQSNVRRMHTAVKLNEVVVNKSQGAHLVLLNMPGPPRNRGGDENYMEFLEVLLEGLNRVLLVRGGGREVITIYS comes from the exons GAGACGGTCTACGAAAGGAAAGCAGTCCTTTCATCAACAACACGGACAACGATAAGGCCATCAGCTATGATGGCAAGAACATGGCCCTCTTTGAG gaggagatggacagcAACCCCATGGTGTCCTCCCTCCTCAACAAGCTGGCCAACTACACCAACCTCACCCAGGGGGCTCAGGAGCACGAGGAGGCTGACGAAGAGGAGGCTGGGCCCAAAAAGAAAGCCGTCAAG AGCCCTCAGATGGGGACCTTCATGGGCGTGTACCTGCCCTGCCTGCAGAACATCCTCGGGGTCATCCTCTTCCTGCGCCTCACCTGGATCGTGGGCACCGCGGGGATCGTGGAGTCCCTGGCCATCGTGGTGATGTGCTGCTCCTGT ACAATGCTGACCGCCATCTCTATGAGTGCAATCGCGACCAATGGGGTTGTTCCAG CTGGAGGTTCCTACTACATGATTTCAAGATCTCTGGGGCCTGAGTTTGGTGGAGCGGTGGGCCTCTGCTTCTATCTGGGCACCACCTTCGCTGGCTCCATGTACATTCTGGGCACCATAGAGATCCTATTG ACCTACATCGTGCCGCAGGCGGCCATCTTCGTggcggagaagaaggaggatgaGCCGGCCGCCCTGCTGAACAACATGCGCGTGTATGGCACCTGCTGCCTGACGCTGATGTCCCTGGTGGTGTTCGTGGGGGTCAAGTACGTGAACAAGCTGGCGCTGGTCTTCCTGGCCTGCGTCGTCCTCTCCATCCTGGCCATTTACGCCGGGGTCATCAAGACCGCCTTCGACCCTCCAGACTTCCC tgtgtgtctgctggGAAACCGAACGCTCCAGAACCTGAACTTTGACAAGTGTCTGAAGACGGAGGAGGTGGGCAACCAGACAGTCGGCACGGCGCTGTGGGCGCTCTTCTGTGGAGGCTCTAGGGCGCTCAACGCCTCCTGCAACGAGTACTTTGTCCTTAACAACGTCACGGTGATACAGGGCATCCCTGGGCTCACCAGCGGTGTCATCTCAG ACAACATGTGGTCGGACTACGGGCCGCTGGGCATGCTGGTGGAGAAGCCGAGGCAGCCAGCGGTGCTGGCAGCGGACACCTCCCAGGACGTGTACCTGCCCTACGTGGTCAACGACATCGCCTCCTTCTTCACGCTGCTGGTGGGCATCTACTTCCCCTCGGTCACTG GCATCATGGCCGGCTCCAACCGATCGGGAGACCTGCGGGACGCCCAGAAGTCCATCCCCATCGGGACAATCCTGGCCATAGCAACCACCACATTCATTT ACTTGACCTCCGTGGTGCTGTTTGGTGCCTGCATTGATACTGTGTTGCTCAGAGACAA GTTTGGCGACTCTGTAAAACGGAACCTTGTGATTGGCACACTGTCCTGGCCGTCACCGTGGGTGATTGTGATTGGCTCGTTCTTCTCCTGCTGTGGGGCGGGGCTTCAGAGCTTGACTGGGGCGCCACGCCTACTGCAAGCCATCGCACGAGATGGCATTGTCCCTTTCCTGGCG gtgttTGGCCATGGGAAGGCTAACGGTGAGCCCACCTGGGCTCTGCTGCTGTCCGGTGGGATCTGTGAGATCGGCATCCTCATCGCCTCCCTGGACGCTGTAGCCCCCATCCTCTCCAT GTTCTTCCTGATGTGCTACCTCTTTGTCAACCTGGCCTGTGCCGTTCAGACGCTGCTCAGGACGCCCAACTGGAGGCCGCGCTTCAAGTACTACCACTG GGCGCTGTCGTTCCTGGGGATGagcctgtgtctctccctcatgTTCATCTCGTCCTGGTACTACGCCATCGTGGCCATGGTGATCGCCGGCCTCATCTACAAGTACATCGAATACCGCGG ggcGGAGAAGGAATGGGGCGATGGGATCCGTGGCCTCTCCCTGAACGCGGCCCGCTACGCTCTCATTCGCCTAGAGGAGGCGCCCCCGCACACCAAGAACTGGAG GCCCCAGATGCTGGTGCTGCTCAACGTGGACACGGACCTGGCGGTGAAGCACCCGCGCCTGCTGTCCCTCAccacccagctgaaggccgGCAAGGGGCTCACCATCGTGGGCAACGTGCTGGAGGGCACCTATCTGACCAAGGACTCTGAGGCCAAGACGGCTGAGCAg AACATCAAGTCCTCCATGGCGGCAGAGCGCACCAAGGGCTTCTGCCACGTGGTGGTGTCGTCCAACCTGAGGGACGGATTCTCCCACCTCATCCAGTCGGCCGGCCTGGGGGGCATGAAGCACAACACGGTGTTGATGGCCTGGCCCGGCACCTGGAAGCAGTCCAATGACCCCGCCTCCTGGAAGAACTTTATAG AGACGGTGAGGGAGACCACGGCGACGCACCACGCGCTGCTGGTGGCCAAGAACGTGGACAGCTTCCCCGGCAACCTGGAGCGCCTGGGCGAGGGCACCATCGACGTGTGGTGGGTGGTGCACGACGGAGGCATGCTCATGCTGCTGCCCTTCCTGCTGCGTCAGCacaag GTGTGGAGGAAGTGCAAGATGCGCATCTTCACCGTGGCCCAGATGGACGACAACTCCATCCAGATGAAGAAGGACCTGCAGATGTTCCTGTACCACCTGCGGCTGGACgccgaggtggaggtggtggagatg CACGACAGCGACATCTCGGCCTTCACCTACGAGAAGACCCTGGTCATGGAGCAGAGGTCCCAGATGCTGAAGCAGATGCAGCTGTCCcggaacgagagggagagagag ATTCAGAGTATCACTGACGGGTCTCGTAGCTCCATCCGGCGGAAGAACCAGAGCCCGCCGGCTCAGAGCCCCACCGAGCCGAGccccccccaggtggaggaAGACGAG GCCCAGCTGATCCACGACAGGAACACGGCGTCCCACGCCGCCCTCAGTGACGCGGCGGCGGGCGTGCACATGACCTGGACCAAGGAGAAGCTCTTCACCGAGCGCCACCGGGGCCGCGAGGCCAACGCCAACGTGGCCGTCCGGGACCTGTTCAACATGAAGCC AGAGTGGGAGAATCT GAACCAGTCCAACGTGCGGCGGATGCACACGGCGGTCAAGCTGAACGAGGTGGTGGTCAACAAGTCCCAGGGGGCCCACCTGGTGCTGCTCAACATGCCCGGACCGCCCCGCAACCGAGGCGGCGACGAGAACT ACATGGAGTTCCTGGAGGTCCTGCTGGAGGGCCTGAACCGCGTGCTGCTGGTGCGCGGAGGCGGCCGCGAGGTCATCACCATCTACTCTTAA